The following coding sequences lie in one Ostrea edulis chromosome 8, xbOstEdul1.1, whole genome shotgun sequence genomic window:
- the LOC125661947 gene encoding pyrin-like, with protein sequence MLHPRRSAQEVLLCDLCETVPLQSHCELCSINLCKACVGEHLSDSSKRHKVVPFLQRKDTPNYPKCPDHADKHCEAYCEKCDIPVCITCVSSGKHKGHDISDILEKLSAKTESLQKDLDELETRIYPRYEEMASDVQTEKAELETKYGKLTTTADQQGEVLHREITAIVNQRKSDIQEMKNKHLSTLNKNTEEITQKMAELKQIMSDLKSILKSNDVSLTSTYKSRNSEFRTLPPKVRVTIPSFSAQKINKDQLNGMFGSLPPLSINTEHGDTMKSAEAVSSPPVKPLLDDPRVTATIDTGYNTLLSVSCLSEDQVWTRGDNETMKLLNLQSKLLTSIQTKSGDRPYDIAVTRDGDLVYTDYHDNTVNLIKNKQIQTVITLQGWYPLNVCSTASDDLLVTMNSDDRQQSKVVRYSGSTEKQSIQFDDQGRPLYSPDRYTKYISENKNLDICVADHSASAVVVVNQSGKLRFRYTGHPSNTKKSFKPFGITTDSQSHILTTDYNNHRIHILDQDGQFLRYIHCDLDRPFGLCVDIRDNLFVAEYHTAKVKKIQYL encoded by the coding sequence ATGCTgcatccccggcgcagtgctcaggaagtcctactgtgtgacctctgtgaaactgtccccctacagagtcaTTGTGAACTTTGTAGTATAAACTTATGCAAGGCCTGTGTTGGGGAACATCTCTCAGATTCCTCTAAAAGACACAAAGTCGTGCCGTTTTTACAGAGAAAGGATACCCCTAACTACCCGAAATGTCCAGACCACGCCGATAAACACTGCGAAGCATACTGTGAAAAATGTGACATTCCTGTCTGTATTACCTGCGTCTCCTCAGGtaaacacaaaggtcacgatatatcagatattctggaaaaactcagcgctaaaacagaaagtttacaaaaagatctGGACGAACTAGAAACAAGAATTTACCcgcgatatgaagaaatggcgtcCGATGTTCAAACTGAGAAAGCCGAGTTAGAAACAAAGTACGGGAAACTGACCACAACTGCTGACCAACAAGGAGAAGTCTTGCACCGGGAGattaccgccattgtcaaccagcgGAAATCCGACATTcaggaaatgaaaaacaaacacctatctaccctgaataaaaatacagaagaaatcacacagaaaatggcggaactcaaacagatcatgtccgacttgaaatcaatcctaaaatcaaatgacgtctccttaacctctacttacaaatctaggaattctgaatttagaacattaccgcctaaagtccgagttACAATACCAAGTTTTTctgctcagaaaataaacaaagatcagctcaatggaatgtttggttctctgccgccattatccattaacacagaacatggcgacacaatgaagtcagcagaagctgtatcgtctcctccagtcaaaccactgcttgatgatccgcgcgtcaccgccaccatagacactgggtataacACACTActcagtgttagctgtctgagtgaagatcaagtctggacacgcGGGGATAACGAAaccatgaagctgctcaacctccagagtaaactactgacatcaatacaaaccaagtctgGGGACAGACCATacgacatagcagtgacacgggacggagatcttgtttatactgactatcATGATAACACCGTgaacttaattaagaataaacagatacagaccgtgatcacactacaggggtggtaCCCTCTCAATGTCTGCAGTACCGCCTCTgatgatctcctggttaccatgaacAGTGATGATAGAcaacaatccaaagtcgtgcgttactccggctccacagagaaacaaagcattcagtttgatgatcagggtcgtcctctctactcaCCTGATCGTTACACTAAATACATCagtgagaacaagaacctggatatctgtgtggctgaccattcagctagtgcagtagtggtggtcaatcagtcaggaaaactccgatttagatacactggtcatccctctaataccaagaaatcatttaaaccattcggcatcactacagacagccagagtcacatcctgacaacAGACTATAacaatcaccgtatccacatcctagatcaggacggacagttcctccgctacattcactgtgatttagaTCGTCCAttcggtttatgtgtggacatcagagacaacctctttgtggctgagtatcacactgctaaagtgaagaaaatccaatatctataa